The Struthio camelus isolate bStrCam1 chromosome 12, bStrCam1.hap1, whole genome shotgun sequence genome includes a window with the following:
- the FBXO22 gene encoding F-box only protein 22, which yields METDARGAAVLGGLAEVVERVLGFLPTKALLRAACVCRLWRECARRTLRARQRVAWVSALEPGPAESHALVRALARELEKVHVLPQTVLYIADAETFSGHEECHEQKKARKRNSKETAIELEKLLPKRCQVLGLVTPGIVVTPMGSSSNQPQEIEEGEAGFALLFPKIDGVKIHTFHFFKDLKNRVFDESKFAEAGLKNNPDLRVVLLFGYNSWKSGATRFLHQIVNPLNEKSIILAGGQVESFTSLTSENNNAQPGDACGVVGLAFSGPQIQSATVLLDQDVADERTAEAAMQRLKAANIPERNTIGFMFACVGRGYRHYKTKRNMEADAFRKFFPNVPLFGFFGHGEIGCDRIVTGNFVLRECNDIKEDLLHGYTTVMTLIHLGSTKANQV from the exons atGGAGACGGAcgcgcggggcgcggcggtgcTGGGCGGCCTGGCCGAGGTGGTGGAGCGCGTCCTCGGCTTCCTGCCCACCAAGGCGCTGCTGCGCGCCGCCTG CGTGTGCCGGCTGTGGAGGGAGTGCGCCCGGCGGACGCTGCGGGCGCGGCAGCGCGTCGCCTGGGTGTCGGCGCTGGAGCCGGGCCCCGCCGAGAGCCACGCGCTGGTGCGCGCCCTGGCCCGCGAGCTGGAG AAAGTGCATGTGCTGCCACAAACTGTGCTCTATATAGCAGATGCGGAAACATTCAGCGGACATGAGGAGTGTCACGAACAAAAGAAAG caagaaaaagaaacagtaaagaaacCGCAATTGAGCTAGAAAAATTGTTGCCAAAGCGATGCCAAGTTCTTGGACTGGTCACCCCAGGGATTGTAG TTACCCCTATGGGTTCAAGCAGCAATCAACCTCAAGAAATTGAAGAAGGTGAAGCTGGCTTTGCTCTCTTGTTTCCCAAAATTGATGGGGTGAAAATCCATaccttccatttttttaaagacttgaaGAACAGGGTCTTCGATGAAAGCAAATTTGCTGAAGCAG GTCTGAAAAATAATCCAGATCTCCGTGTGGTTCTTCTATTTGGCTATAATTCCTGGAAGTCTGGAGCTACTCGATTTCTTCATCAAATAGTCAATCCTTTGAATGAAAAAAGTATCATCCTGGCTGGGGGACAAGTGGAGAGCTTTACATCACTGACCTCTGAGAA TAATAACGCCCAGCCCGGCGATGCCTGCGGTGTGGTCGGACTGGCTTTCAGCGGTCCCCAGATCCAGAGTGCGACAGTTTTGTTAGACCAGGATGTAGCTGATGAGAGGACAGCAGAAGCCGCCATGCAGCGTCTCAAAGCAGCAAACATCCCTGAGCGCAACACCATTGGCTTCATGTTTGCATGTGTTGGTAGAGGATATCGGCATTATAAAACCAAAAGGAATATGGAAGCAGATGCATTTAGGAAGTTTTTTCCAAATGTTCCACTCTTTGGCTTTTTTGGACATGGGGAAATAGGGTGTGATCGAATAGTTACTGGGAATTTCGTACTGAGAGAATGTAATGACATAAAGGAGGACCTGCTTCATGGTTATACTACAGTTATGACTCTTATTCATCTTGGTTCAACTAAAGCAAACCaagtgtaa